A single window of Acidobacteriota bacterium DNA harbors:
- a CDS encoding DUF4097 family beta strand repeat-containing protein: protein MLRQAPRWILLCVAALAMLNVSCTYDIEAGVSGPVATESRTLERTFPADVRLANLAGTVEIVEGSGSEVRVTAEIHAKGDSDSETQELLEGMDWIEYRTKKGVDLWALSYPVDEHRKFSYPRKGMGLLRYGSSSSYYLGKKVTVTRKPSGAPVLYAHLTIEVPSGADVGMRNLVGGIEVESLQASHDLDTGSGDVTLADLEGDLMVDTGSGNVSTGSVDGDVGIDTGSGDVEIAAVRGGELEVDTGSGNVQVSSGRVRSVMIDTGSGNIRVEDFDAEEMDFDTGSGNITVDSPLDWARKVVADTGSGNVTILGDAEASFKIRSDQGSGNLTIGYRDAELIKSGRELVGAERGDQHTRIDVDTGSGNVRLSPR from the coding sequence ATGTTGCGCCAAGCGCCCCGCTGGATCTTGCTCTGCGTCGCCGCCCTGGCGATGCTCAACGTTTCCTGCACCTATGACATCGAAGCCGGCGTCTCCGGCCCGGTGGCGACCGAGAGCCGGACCCTCGAGCGGACCTTCCCGGCGGACGTCCGCCTGGCCAATCTCGCCGGGACCGTCGAGATCGTCGAAGGCTCCGGGAGCGAGGTTCGGGTGACCGCCGAGATCCACGCCAAGGGGGACTCGGACAGCGAGACCCAGGAGCTTCTCGAAGGCATGGATTGGATCGAGTATCGCACCAAGAAGGGGGTCGACCTGTGGGCCCTCTCCTATCCCGTCGACGAGCACCGGAAGTTCTCCTATCCCCGCAAGGGCATGGGGCTCCTCCGGTACGGTAGCTCGAGCTCCTATTACCTGGGGAAGAAGGTGACCGTCACCCGCAAGCCCTCCGGAGCTCCAGTGCTCTATGCGCACCTCACCATCGAGGTGCCGTCCGGTGCCGATGTCGGCATGCGCAACCTCGTCGGTGGGATCGAGGTCGAGTCGTTGCAGGCGTCCCACGACCTCGACACTGGCTCCGGCGACGTCACCCTGGCCGATCTCGAAGGTGACCTGATGGTCGACACCGGCTCTGGCAACGTTTCGACCGGCTCCGTCGATGGCGATGTCGGGATCGACACCGGCTCCGGCGATGTCGAGATCGCCGCCGTCCGCGGGGGTGAGCTGGAGGTCGACACCGGCTCTGGCAATGTACAGGTGAGCAGCGGCCGGGTGCGCAGCGTGATGATCGACACCGGTTCCGGCAATATCCGGGTCGAAGACTTCGACGCCGAGGAAATGGACTTCGACACCGGTTCCGGCAACATCACTGTCGACAGTCCCCTCGACTGGGCCCGCAAGGTGGTGGCGGACACCGGCTCCGGCAACGTCACCATCCTGGGCGATGCCGAGGCCTCCTTCAAGATTCGCTCCGACCAGGGCAGCGGTAACCTGACCATCGGCTACCGCGACGCGGAGCTGATCAAGAGCGGTCGCGAGCTGGTGGGGGCCGAGCGCGGCGACCAGCA
- a CDS encoding dihydrofolate reductase family protein — protein sequence MEVVYYVAASVDGFIATADGGVDWLSPFQGPDEDYGYGRFIAGIDVLLMGSRTYEQVLGFGAWPYEQPSVVFSSRLPASDVAGVEVTARAIGPVLEELAAGGHRRAWLVGGTALATSFRRLGRIDRYELFLMPRLLGRGVPLFEAIATSEDLLLEASKSYSNGVQHLRYGRRQSQSGTFSEKIP from the coding sequence GTGGAAGTCGTCTACTACGTGGCAGCCAGTGTCGATGGCTTCATCGCGACGGCCGATGGCGGCGTCGACTGGCTGAGCCCGTTTCAGGGGCCCGACGAAGACTACGGCTACGGCCGCTTCATCGCCGGCATCGATGTGCTGTTGATGGGCAGCCGAACCTATGAGCAGGTCTTGGGCTTCGGAGCGTGGCCCTATGAACAACCTAGCGTGGTGTTCTCGTCCCGGCTGCCGGCAAGTGACGTCGCCGGCGTCGAGGTGACCGCGCGGGCCATCGGGCCGGTTCTCGAGGAGCTTGCCGCAGGGGGCCACCGCCGGGCCTGGCTGGTCGGCGGCACGGCCCTCGCCACCTCCTTCCGACGGCTCGGCCGCATCGACCGCTACGAGCTCTTTTTGATGCCTCGGTTGCTCGGCCGAGGGGTGCCCCTCTTCGAGGCGATCGCGACTTCCGAGGATCTTCTGCTCGAGGCCAGCAAGAGCTACTCGAACGGCGTTCAGCACCTGCGCTATGGTCGGCGGCAGAGCCAATCTGGAACTTTCTCGGAGAAGATTCCGTAG
- a CDS encoding Na-K-Cl cotransporter, with translation MALGSNGGAAARNAGLSTFYGVFTPSILTILGVVLFLRTGWVVANVGLMGALAIVLLAHIITVSTALSVSAIATNMQVGAGGAYFMISRSLGLEIGGAIGIPLFLAQTFSVTLYSFGLAESLRLFWPELPMRPVAAATVLVVSLLAGKSAHLALKAQVPIMVAIALALISLFIGAAGRVSESVPLWSGLDSGAVGFWQVFAVFFPAVTGLMAGISLSGDLANPTRSIVRGTLYAVGVGFAVYLTVPFALAAAADPQSLAEDNLIWFKLAAVPVLIFPGLFGAILSSALGSILGAPRTLDALAGDRVVPAMPPKILGLPIGKQLPHLLSTAVALAAVGLGGLNAVAPILTMFFLTTYGVINLVAGIEKISRSPSFRPTISVPWVISLLGAFGCVWVMILINPLAAAVAIVVETAVYLALRRRSLGASWGDLRYGALMSLVRTTLLRLRRLPMDPRNWRPHILVFADDAQRRLELIRFSSWLNQNRGILTVSELLIGDLEELAPAIPEHNQRTNEFLHRHGIVAFAEVEIARDFESGALNICQANGIAGLASNTIMFGWSDQLERLTKMLRIARGAASLGKSTILCRIAKRKWARRQRRIDIWWGGLENNGDMLLLFAYLVSLNREWSGVQLAVKTVASNQMTLDQTQRGLTALIERCRIKAHTKVIERSNGETVRSIIERESYNADAVFLGLKTVKAGEEEAYARRLMELVGDLPTVVLVRAAGPFTGQLL, from the coding sequence ATGGCCCTCGGCAGCAACGGCGGCGCAGCGGCGCGGAACGCCGGCCTGAGCACCTTCTACGGCGTCTTCACGCCGTCGATCCTGACCATTCTCGGCGTCGTCCTGTTCCTCCGCACCGGCTGGGTGGTCGCCAATGTCGGCCTGATGGGGGCTCTGGCGATCGTCCTGCTGGCCCATATCATCACCGTCAGCACGGCCCTCTCGGTCTCGGCCATCGCCACCAACATGCAGGTCGGCGCCGGCGGCGCCTACTTCATGATCTCGCGCTCCCTCGGACTCGAGATCGGCGGCGCCATCGGCATTCCGCTGTTCCTCGCCCAGACCTTTTCGGTCACCCTCTACTCCTTCGGCCTGGCCGAAAGTCTGCGCCTGTTCTGGCCCGAGCTGCCGATGCGACCGGTGGCCGCCGCCACCGTGTTGGTCGTCTCCTTGCTGGCCGGCAAGAGCGCCCATCTCGCCCTCAAGGCGCAGGTGCCGATCATGGTGGCCATCGCCCTCGCCCTGATCTCGCTGTTCATCGGCGCCGCCGGGCGAGTGTCCGAGAGCGTCCCCCTGTGGAGCGGCCTGGACTCGGGAGCGGTGGGTTTCTGGCAGGTGTTCGCGGTGTTCTTCCCGGCAGTGACCGGCCTGATGGCGGGCATCAGCCTTTCCGGGGACCTCGCCAATCCGACGCGCAGCATCGTCCGCGGCACCCTCTACGCCGTCGGTGTCGGATTCGCCGTCTACCTCACCGTCCCCTTCGCCCTCGCCGCCGCGGCGGACCCGCAGAGTCTCGCCGAAGACAACCTCATCTGGTTCAAGCTGGCGGCGGTCCCGGTGCTGATCTTCCCGGGCCTCTTCGGCGCCATCCTGTCGTCGGCCCTCGGCAGCATTCTGGGTGCGCCGCGCACCCTCGACGCGCTGGCCGGCGACCGCGTGGTTCCGGCCATGCCGCCCAAGATCCTCGGCCTACCGATCGGCAAACAGCTTCCCCACCTGCTGTCGACGGCCGTCGCCCTCGCCGCCGTCGGCCTCGGCGGCCTCAACGCCGTCGCCCCGATCCTCACCATGTTCTTCCTCACCACCTACGGCGTCATCAATCTGGTGGCCGGCATCGAGAAGATCAGTCGCTCGCCGTCCTTCCGCCCCACCATCTCGGTGCCGTGGGTGATCTCACTGCTCGGCGCTTTCGGTTGCGTCTGGGTGATGATCCTGATCAATCCGCTGGCCGCCGCCGTCGCCATCGTGGTCGAAACCGCCGTCTACCTGGCCCTGCGCCGCCGCTCCCTCGGCGCTTCCTGGGGGGACCTGCGCTACGGCGCCCTGATGTCCCTGGTGCGCACCACCCTGCTGCGCCTGCGCCGCCTGCCGATGGATCCGCGCAACTGGCGACCCCACATCCTGGTCTTCGCCGACGACGCCCAGCGCCGCCTGGAGCTCATCCGCTTCTCCTCCTGGCTGAATCAAAACCGCGGCATCCTGACCGTCTCGGAGCTCCTCATCGGCGACCTCGAAGAGCTGGCGCCGGCAATCCCCGAGCACAATCAACGCACCAACGAGTTCCTCCACCGACACGGCATCGTGGCCTTCGCCGAGGTCGAGATCGCGCGCGACTTCGAGTCCGGCGCCCTCAACATCTGCCAGGCAAACGGCATCGCCGGCCTGGCGTCCAACACCATCATGTTCGGCTGGAGCGACCAGCTCGAGCGTCTGACCAAGATGCTGCGCATCGCCCGCGGCGCCGCCTCCCTCGGCAAGTCGACGATTCTGTGCCGCATCGCCAAGCGCAAGTGGGCCCGCCGCCAGCGCCGCATCGACATTTGGTGGGGCGGCCTCGAGAACAACGGCGACATGCTGCTGCTGTTCGCCTACCTGGTGTCCCTCAACCGCGAGTGGTCCGGCGTTCAGCTCGCCGTCAAGACGGTGGCCTCGAACCAGATGACCCTCGACCAGACCCAACGCGGCCTCACCGCCCTCATCGAGCGTTGCCGGATCAAGGCCCACACCAAGGTCATCGAGCGCTCCAACGGCGAGACCGTGCGCAGCATCATCGAGCGCGAGTCCTACAACGCCGACGCCGTCTTCCTGGGCTTGAAGACCGTCAAGGCCGGTGAGGAAGAGGCCTACGCGCGCCGCCTGATGGAGCTCGTCGGCGACCTGCCGACGGTGGTTCTGGTGCGCGCCGCCGGGCCCTTCACCGGACAGCTCCTGTAG
- a CDS encoding DPP IV N-terminal domain-containing protein, protein MVPRIAATAAITCLALSITLPLGAQDSRRLELDDVFPAERPSRGATSITWSPDGQTLAFVESDESGEALWLLAMADGQRQAALRPGSLGEEEGAKELDLEAFHWSPDSQSLLFATEEDLFWWQVGSASPRRLTTPDGAVEDPKISPNGQHVGFVHDFDLYVLPVAAGAEAKRLTFDGRENVILNGTTDWVYWEEIWGRAGTGFWWGPESRRVAFYRFDETDVPTYTLLDSQPHYPEVTLQKYPKAGETNPRVRVGVVDVDSGETSWMQTGEDDREYLARIYWRPDGKSLTIRKMNREQNHFQTLACAPGEGTCSELHSERWPTWINIENDFFFLADGGFLRGSEASGRRHLYRHDASGRQVATLTSGEWAVAGVETVDEERGIAVVSAYGEGPVGAQERRVLAVALDGSGITELTSGGGWHSAQVAPSGGHWVHSHSTANRPQQRRVLSPDGQVVADLSAAEIPLDASTLPSWEFLTIPGPEGSRLPARMIRPPGTDDTTPRPVIMYHYGGPASQVVRNGWGRRDLWHKMMASRGFVVFSVDNQASVFFGKAGEDRVHRNFGPTNLAAQLAAVDYLREQPWVDGDRIGLWGWSGGGSNTLYCLFNSPGTWKAGVAGAPVTRWDLYDTIWTERYMDHPQDNGDGYEQSSPVTHAGNLEDTLLVIHGVADDNVHPQNTLILSQALIAADKAFEQGIYPEQKHGFRGQAARHFYARMTQFFERELAE, encoded by the coding sequence ATGGTTCCGAGAATCGCTGCTACTGCCGCCATCACCTGCCTGGCGCTGTCGATCACCCTTCCCCTCGGCGCGCAAGACAGTCGTCGACTCGAGCTCGACGATGTCTTCCCGGCGGAGCGTCCTTCCCGCGGCGCGACCAGCATTACCTGGTCTCCGGACGGTCAGACGCTGGCCTTCGTCGAGTCCGACGAGAGCGGCGAAGCCCTCTGGCTGCTCGCCATGGCCGATGGCCAGCGGCAGGCGGCGCTACGGCCCGGCTCCCTGGGCGAAGAGGAGGGGGCGAAGGAGCTCGATCTCGAGGCCTTCCACTGGTCCCCGGACAGCCAGAGCCTGCTCTTCGCGACCGAGGAAGACCTCTTCTGGTGGCAGGTCGGCAGCGCTTCGCCGCGGCGCCTGACGACGCCGGACGGTGCAGTCGAAGATCCCAAGATCTCACCGAACGGCCAGCACGTCGGTTTCGTGCACGACTTCGACCTCTACGTCTTGCCGGTCGCGGCCGGCGCCGAGGCCAAGCGCCTGACCTTCGACGGACGCGAAAACGTCATTCTCAACGGCACCACCGATTGGGTCTACTGGGAAGAGATCTGGGGGCGCGCAGGGACTGGATTCTGGTGGGGGCCGGAGAGTCGTCGCGTCGCCTTCTACCGCTTCGATGAGACCGATGTGCCGACCTACACCCTGCTCGACTCTCAACCGCACTATCCCGAGGTCACGCTGCAGAAGTATCCCAAGGCCGGCGAGACCAATCCCCGGGTGCGGGTCGGCGTGGTCGACGTCGACAGCGGTGAGACCAGCTGGATGCAAACCGGCGAGGACGATCGCGAATACCTGGCGCGGATCTACTGGCGGCCCGACGGCAAGAGCCTCACCATCCGCAAGATGAACCGCGAGCAGAACCATTTTCAGACCCTCGCCTGCGCTCCCGGCGAAGGCACCTGCTCAGAGCTCCACAGCGAGCGCTGGCCGACCTGGATCAACATCGAGAACGACTTCTTCTTTCTCGCCGACGGCGGCTTCCTGCGCGGCTCCGAGGCAAGCGGCCGACGCCACCTCTATCGCCACGACGCCTCCGGCCGTCAGGTGGCGACACTGACCTCCGGCGAATGGGCCGTGGCCGGCGTCGAAACGGTCGACGAAGAGCGCGGCATCGCCGTCGTCTCGGCCTACGGTGAGGGCCCCGTCGGCGCGCAGGAGCGGCGGGTTCTGGCCGTCGCCCTCGATGGCAGCGGCATCACCGAGCTGACCAGCGGCGGCGGTTGGCACAGCGCCCAGGTGGCGCCCTCCGGGGGCCATTGGGTGCACTCCCACAGCACCGCCAACCGGCCGCAGCAGCGACGCGTCTTGAGTCCCGACGGCCAGGTGGTGGCCGACCTTTCGGCCGCCGAGATCCCGCTCGACGCCTCGACCCTGCCAAGCTGGGAGTTCCTCACCATCCCGGGTCCCGAGGGCTCGCGCCTGCCGGCCCGCATGATCCGTCCGCCGGGCACCGACGACACCACCCCGAGGCCGGTGATCATGTACCACTATGGTGGCCCGGCGTCGCAGGTGGTGCGCAACGGCTGGGGGCGGCGCGACCTGTGGCACAAGATGATGGCGAGCCGCGGCTTCGTCGTCTTCAGCGTCGACAACCAGGCGTCGGTCTTCTTCGGCAAGGCCGGTGAGGATCGAGTGCATCGCAATTTCGGGCCGACCAACCTGGCGGCCCAGCTCGCCGCCGTCGACTACCTGCGAGAGCAACCCTGGGTGGATGGCGATCGCATCGGCCTGTGGGGCTGGTCCGGTGGCGGCAGCAACACCCTCTACTGCCTGTTCAACAGCCCTGGAACCTGGAAGGCCGGTGTGGCCGGGGCTCCGGTGACGCGCTGGGACCTCTACGACACCATCTGGACCGAGCGCTACATGGATCACCCGCAGGACAACGGCGACGGCTACGAGCAGTCCTCACCGGTGACCCATGCCGGCAACCTGGAGGACACCCTGTTGGTGATCCACGGCGTCGCCGACGACAACGTCCACCCGCAGAACACGCTGATCTTGAGCCAGGCCCTGATCGCCGCCGACAAGGCCTTCGAACAAGGCATCTACCCGGAGCAGAAGCACGGCTTCCGGGGCCAAGCGGCGCGCCATTTCTACGCCCGCATGACGCAATTCTTCGAGCGCGAGCTGGCGGAGTAG
- a CDS encoding NAD(P)-dependent alcohol dehydrogenase has product MKAVLYRSYGEAKVLEIGTVEAPLPRRTEVLVRVAAAALNPKDILTRKGKFKLFTGRRFPMVPGLDIAGEVIAKGSAVATYDIGQRVHGMLNGWRGGGCAEQAVAGESELAPIPTEMSVVQAAALPLAGMTALQALRDLLRVKEGERVCINGASGGVGTLAVQIAKLLGAQVVAVCSGRNAALVAGLGADEVVDYTHTDVTRSGPYDAFFDVFGNCPPARVSRALPSGRHCTTVPSPGAILRELQGRLLGRPRRMVIVRGNGADLRQLDQWYAARGLDIVVDRVLPFSQAAEAHRYLETKRARGKVVLVPDPLFDHQA; this is encoded by the coding sequence GTGAAGGCCGTCCTCTACCGCAGCTACGGCGAGGCGAAGGTTCTCGAGATCGGCACCGTCGAGGCGCCGTTACCGCGACGGACCGAAGTTCTCGTGCGGGTGGCGGCCGCCGCCCTCAACCCCAAGGACATCCTGACCCGCAAGGGCAAGTTCAAGCTCTTCACCGGACGTCGATTCCCGATGGTTCCGGGCCTCGACATCGCCGGTGAGGTCATCGCCAAGGGCTCGGCGGTAGCCACCTACGACATCGGCCAGCGGGTTCACGGCATGCTCAACGGCTGGCGCGGCGGGGGCTGTGCCGAGCAAGCCGTGGCCGGCGAGTCGGAGCTCGCTCCCATACCGACCGAAATGAGCGTTGTTCAGGCCGCGGCCCTGCCCTTGGCGGGTATGACCGCACTGCAGGCCCTGCGCGACCTTTTGAGGGTGAAGGAAGGCGAGAGGGTCTGTATCAACGGCGCTTCGGGAGGAGTCGGAACCCTCGCGGTGCAGATCGCCAAACTCCTGGGTGCCCAGGTCGTTGCCGTCTGTAGCGGTCGCAACGCCGCGCTGGTGGCGGGACTCGGGGCCGACGAAGTCGTCGACTACACGCACACCGATGTCACCCGCTCCGGCCCCTACGATGCCTTTTTCGACGTCTTCGGCAATTGCCCACCGGCCCGGGTTTCGCGAGCCTTGCCTTCCGGCCGCCACTGCACGACCGTTCCCTCGCCCGGAGCCATCCTGCGCGAGCTCCAGGGGCGGCTCCTCGGGCGCCCCCGGCGCATGGTGATCGTGCGCGGCAACGGCGCCGACCTGCGCCAGCTCGACCAGTGGTACGCCGCCCGTGGGCTCGACATCGTCGTCGACCGCGTGCTGCCGTTTTCTCAGGCCGCCGAAGCCCACCGTTACCTCGAAACCAAGCGCGCCCGCGGCAAGGTGGTGCTGGTTCCGGATCCGCTGTTCGACCACCAGGCCTGA
- a CDS encoding S8 family serine peptidase: protein MRWLNLLMILLLAAPALPLMAQELKVEALRQIDQILTLKRSRTAAQHKIDSRLLMELRQRRGEGLRGRLPQLRMGARVQADGTVRVDLAAQVSPQLLSRIAELGGRVLSSHPRFEAVRADLPLEALEALAGMPAVRSVRPADVMITQMINTTEGDVAHGTDTARLDFGVDGSGVRVGAMSDSVDALVSLQGSGDLPAGVTVLPGQSGNPGTSEGTALLEIVHDMAPGADLFFATGAGGQAQMAQNILDLAAAGCNVIVDDVLYLTEPVFQDGIIAQAVNEVAAAGVFYYSSAGNSGNLDSGTAGVWEGDYSGIALPGPLAGNGQSAHDFGGGTNNNEITFDSPSLVTLQWADPFGAASNDYDLFILDAALANVLDASTNTQNGTQNPVEAVDSIADDDTGNRVVVVLFDGVSRFIHVNTHRGRLASGTDGQVFGHPAAEGAMAVGAVNVATAGGGVFTGGPANPVQTFSSDGPRRIFFEADGTPVAPAVATAVDPGDEPLGAPMPEVRQKPDVSAADGVSTATPGFNPFFGSSASAPHVAGLAALLKELMPSLNSEGAENRVKEGSADIESPGMDNLTGVGLPIGTDVLDGAQGFDEDIFDFLLKLGENGNCSSPHTSGTGDNEVLFDGLDELLDPYTNGTQPFVFEFETDANDSDGFTGEITAKSDNGEDLFPDGFEDPDSGTPLDAACIEIGIDDTLDSDEEVLVSSAMVEFFNDGTGLFGGPIDITSSFSNPFDGRLSIIFPGLAGQDIDEVRLTMDVQSKDIFADGFESGDASSWTDQVP, encoded by the coding sequence ATGCGCTGGTTGAACCTGCTCATGATTCTGCTCCTCGCCGCGCCGGCTCTGCCGCTGATGGCGCAAGAGCTCAAGGTCGAGGCGCTGCGCCAGATCGACCAGATATTGACCCTCAAGCGCAGTCGTACGGCGGCGCAGCACAAAATCGATTCGCGACTGCTGATGGAGCTGCGGCAGCGCCGCGGGGAGGGCCTGCGCGGCCGCTTGCCGCAGCTCCGCATGGGCGCCCGGGTGCAGGCCGACGGCACGGTCCGGGTCGACCTGGCGGCGCAGGTCTCGCCGCAGCTTCTGTCGCGCATCGCCGAGCTCGGCGGCCGCGTGCTGAGCTCGCATCCGCGCTTCGAGGCGGTGCGGGCCGATCTCCCGCTGGAAGCTTTGGAGGCCCTCGCCGGGATGCCCGCGGTGCGCTCGGTCCGGCCAGCGGACGTGATGATCACCCAGATGATCAACACCACCGAGGGCGATGTCGCCCACGGCACCGACACGGCCCGCCTCGACTTCGGGGTCGACGGCAGTGGCGTGCGGGTGGGCGCCATGTCCGACAGCGTCGATGCGCTGGTATCGCTGCAGGGTTCCGGAGATCTTCCGGCGGGTGTCACGGTGCTGCCGGGCCAGAGCGGCAATCCCGGCACCAGCGAAGGCACGGCCTTGCTCGAGATCGTCCACGACATGGCGCCGGGGGCGGATCTCTTCTTCGCCACCGGCGCCGGCGGACAGGCCCAGATGGCGCAGAACATTCTCGACCTCGCCGCCGCCGGCTGCAACGTCATCGTCGACGATGTGCTCTACCTCACGGAGCCGGTGTTCCAGGACGGCATCATCGCCCAGGCGGTGAACGAGGTGGCGGCGGCGGGTGTCTTCTACTACTCGTCGGCCGGCAACTCCGGCAATCTCGACTCCGGCACGGCCGGCGTCTGGGAAGGCGACTACTCGGGCATCGCACTGCCCGGTCCGCTCGCTGGCAATGGCCAGTCGGCCCACGATTTCGGCGGCGGCACCAACAACAACGAGATCACCTTCGATTCGCCGAGCCTGGTGACCCTGCAGTGGGCCGACCCCTTCGGCGCCGCCAGCAACGACTACGACCTGTTCATTCTCGATGCTGCCCTGGCCAACGTGCTCGATGCTTCGACCAACACTCAGAACGGCACTCAGAATCCGGTCGAGGCAGTCGACAGCATCGCCGATGACGACACCGGCAACCGGGTGGTGGTGGTGCTGTTCGACGGCGTCAGCCGCTTCATCCACGTCAACACCCATCGCGGCCGCCTGGCCAGCGGTACCGATGGTCAGGTCTTCGGCCACCCGGCGGCCGAAGGGGCGATGGCAGTGGGAGCCGTCAACGTCGCCACCGCTGGTGGTGGTGTCTTCACCGGCGGCCCTGCCAATCCGGTTCAGACCTTCAGCTCCGATGGCCCGCGCCGGATTTTCTTCGAAGCCGATGGCACGCCGGTGGCTCCCGCCGTCGCGACCGCCGTCGATCCGGGCGATGAGCCGCTCGGAGCTCCGATGCCGGAGGTGCGCCAGAAGCCGGACGTCTCTGCTGCCGACGGAGTATCCACCGCAACCCCGGGATTCAACCCGTTCTTCGGCTCGTCGGCCTCGGCGCCCCATGTCGCCGGCTTGGCGGCTCTGCTCAAGGAGCTCATGCCGTCTCTCAACAGCGAGGGGGCCGAGAACCGGGTGAAGGAAGGTTCGGCGGATATCGAGAGCCCGGGCATGGACAACCTCACTGGAGTCGGTTTGCCGATCGGTACCGACGTGCTCGATGGCGCTCAAGGCTTCGATGAGGACATTTTCGACTTTTTGCTGAAGCTGGGGGAGAACGGAAACTGCTCGTCGCCTCATACTTCCGGAACCGGGGACAACGAAGTCTTGTTCGACGGTCTCGACGAGCTGCTCGATCCTTACACCAACGGTACTCAGCCCTTCGTCTTCGAGTTCGAGACCGACGCCAACGACTCGGACGGCTTTACGGGCGAAATCACCGCCAAGTCGGACAACGGCGAGGACCTCTTCCCGGACGGCTTCGAGGATCCCGACAGCGGAACGCCTCTCGATGCCGCATGCATCGAGATCGGGATCGACGACACCCTGGACAGCGACGAAGAGGTGCTGGTGAGCTCGGCGATGGTCGAGTTCTTCAACGACGGCACCGGGCTCTTTGGAGGACCTATCGACATCACGTCGTCCTTCTCGAATCCCTTCGACGGCCGATTGAGCATCATCTTTCCGGGTCTCGCCGGGCAGGACATCGACGAGGTCCGGCTGACCATGGATGTCCAGTCGAAGGACATCTTCGCCGATGGCTTCGAGTCCGGTGACGCGTCTTCCTGGACGGACCAGGTGCCCTGA